One Pseudomonas tolaasii NCPPB 2192 genomic window carries:
- a CDS encoding MFS transporter: MTATFSPQAQRFSRSDYKTLGLAALGGALEIYDFIIFVFFALTLSQLFFPPEMPEWLRLLQSFGIFVTGYLARPLGGILMAHFADHLGRKRVFSLSILMMALPCLLIGVMPTYAQIGYFAPLILLALRVLQGAAVGGEVPSAWTFVAEHAPRNHRGYALGFLQAGLTFGYLLGALTATLLAQVFTPAEILDYAWRFPFLLGGVFGVIGVWLRRWLSETPVFLEMQARRQAAAELPLRTVLRDHRAVLLPAMILTCVLTSAVVVLVVITPTMMQKTFGMSPSHTFALSALGIVFLNIGCVLAGLLVDRIGAWRAVLVYSLLLPVGIAVLYASLIAGGVWLGTAYAVAGLSCGVVGAVPSVMVGLFPAQVRVSGISFTYNIAYALWASTTPLLLIALMPTSPWICVGYSVVMGAVGVGSVALFGKRHTLAA, translated from the coding sequence ATGACTGCCACCTTTTCCCCACAGGCGCAGCGTTTTTCCCGCTCCGACTACAAAACCCTGGGCCTGGCCGCCTTGGGCGGTGCCCTGGAAATCTACGACTTCATCATCTTCGTGTTCTTCGCGCTGACCTTGAGCCAACTGTTCTTCCCTCCGGAAATGCCCGAGTGGCTGCGCCTGCTGCAAAGCTTTGGCATCTTTGTCACCGGCTACCTGGCGCGCCCGCTGGGCGGCATCCTGATGGCGCACTTTGCCGATCATCTGGGGCGCAAGCGCGTGTTCAGCCTGAGCATCCTGATGATGGCGCTGCCTTGCCTGCTGATCGGGGTCATGCCGACCTACGCGCAAATCGGCTATTTCGCACCGCTGATCCTGCTGGCGTTGCGTGTGCTGCAAGGCGCGGCGGTGGGCGGTGAAGTGCCCAGCGCCTGGACCTTCGTTGCCGAACACGCGCCGAGAAACCATCGCGGCTACGCTTTGGGCTTCCTGCAAGCCGGCCTGACCTTCGGCTACCTGCTCGGCGCACTCACCGCGACTTTGCTCGCGCAAGTCTTCACGCCGGCTGAAATCCTCGACTACGCCTGGCGCTTTCCCTTTCTGCTCGGTGGCGTATTTGGCGTGATCGGTGTGTGGCTGCGCCGCTGGCTCAGCGAAACCCCGGTGTTCCTCGAAATGCAGGCCCGCCGCCAGGCTGCCGCCGAACTGCCGCTGCGCACTGTGCTGCGCGACCATCGCGCCGTGCTGCTGCCGGCGATGATTCTCACCTGTGTGCTCACCTCCGCCGTGGTGGTGCTGGTGGTCATCACCCCGACCATGATGCAAAAAACCTTCGGCATGAGCCCCAGCCACACCTTCGCCTTGAGTGCGTTGGGCATCGTCTTTCTGAATATCGGCTGCGTGCTGGCTGGCCTGCTGGTGGACCGCATCGGCGCCTGGCGCGCGGTGCTGGTCTATAGCCTGTTGCTGCCGGTGGGGATTGCAGTGTTGTATGCCAGCCTGATCGCCGGTGGCGTATGGCTGGGCACGGCGTATGCCGTGGCGGGCTTGAGTTGCGGGGTGGTGGGTGCGGTGCCGTCGGTGATGGTCGGCCTGTTCCCGGCGCAGGTGCGGGTGTCCGGGATTTCCTTCACCTACAACATTGCCTACGCGCTGTGGGCGAGTACTACGCCGTTATTGCTGATCGCGCTGATGCCGACCAGCCCGTGGATTTGCGTGGGCTACAGCGTGGTGATGGGCGCGGTGGGGGTGGGGAGTGTGGCGCTGTTTGGCAAGCGCCACACCTTGGCTGCCTGA
- a CDS encoding gluconate:H+ symporter → MELSTAAWMVHDTRLMFCVLLAIASIIVLISATKLPPFLSILIGTFIAGVGAGLPPEEVAKAFSKGAGAILGEAGIIIALGSMLGALMAESGAADRIATTLLGLGKGKSLPWVMALVAMVIGLPLFFEVGLVMMVPIIFVMAKRSNQQLLKIAIPALAGMTTLHALMPPHPGPLIAVSALHADLGLTMLLGFCLAVPAVILAGPIYGNWLSKRLQVDEPADIGALFSAPPKAPRQPSFGVSLLIILLPVILMLGSTLAKVALPAESTVGLTLKFLGEPLIALGLAVISAVICLGWAAGMPRAEVGNTLRKALAPIAVLLLTIGAGGGLKQTLLDAGVSQTISKVAEGAHMPYLLLAWLIAVALRQATGSATVATTTTAGILAPMMAGLAATQSSLVALAIGAGSVFFCHVNDAGFWMVREYFGLQLKQTIWVWSVLQTIVSVVGLIGTLLLWHFLT, encoded by the coding sequence TTGGAGTTATCGACTGCCGCGTGGATGGTTCACGACACCCGCCTCATGTTTTGCGTACTACTGGCCATCGCCAGCATCATCGTGCTGATCAGCGCGACCAAGCTGCCACCGTTCCTGTCGATCCTGATCGGCACCTTCATCGCCGGTGTGGGTGCCGGGTTGCCACCGGAAGAAGTCGCCAAGGCCTTCAGCAAAGGCGCCGGTGCGATTCTCGGCGAAGCCGGCATCATCATTGCCCTGGGCTCGATGCTCGGTGCGCTGATGGCTGAGTCCGGCGCGGCGGACCGCATCGCCACCACCCTGCTCGGGCTGGGCAAGGGCAAGTCATTGCCTTGGGTAATGGCGCTGGTGGCGATGGTGATCGGTTTGCCGCTGTTCTTCGAAGTGGGGCTGGTGATGATGGTGCCGATCATCTTCGTCATGGCCAAACGTTCGAACCAGCAGCTGCTGAAAATCGCCATCCCGGCGCTCGCGGGCATGACCACCCTGCACGCCCTGATGCCGCCGCATCCAGGGCCGCTGATCGCCGTGAGCGCCTTGCACGCCGACCTCGGCCTGACCATGTTACTGGGCTTCTGCCTAGCGGTGCCGGCGGTGATTCTCGCGGGCCCGATCTACGGCAACTGGCTGTCCAAGCGATTGCAGGTGGATGAGCCTGCCGACATCGGCGCACTGTTCAGCGCACCGCCCAAGGCGCCGCGCCAGCCGAGCTTTGGCGTGTCGTTGCTGATCATTCTGCTGCCGGTGATTCTGATGCTCGGCAGCACTCTGGCCAAAGTGGCGCTGCCTGCTGAAAGTACCGTCGGCCTGACCTTGAAGTTCCTCGGCGAACCGCTGATCGCCCTCGGCCTGGCCGTGATCTCCGCCGTGATCTGCCTGGGCTGGGCCGCCGGCATGCCGCGTGCCGAAGTCGGCAATACGCTGCGCAAAGCCCTCGCGCCAATCGCCGTGCTGCTGCTGACCATCGGCGCCGGTGGCGGCCTCAAGCAAACCCTGCTGGATGCCGGCGTGAGCCAAACCATCAGCAAGGTCGCCGAAGGTGCGCACATGCCGTACCTGCTGCTGGCCTGGTTGATCGCCGTGGCACTGCGCCAGGCCACCGGTTCGGCCACCGTGGCTACGACCACCACGGCCGGGATTCTCGCGCCGATGATGGCCGGGCTGGCGGCAACGCAAAGCTCGCTGGTGGCCCTGGCGATTGGTGCAGGCTCGGTGTTCTTCTGCCACGTTAACGACGCCGGCTTCTGGATGGTGCGCGAGTACTTCGGCTTGCAACTGAAGCAGACGATCTGGGTGTGGTCGGTGTTGCAGACCATCGTTTCAGTCGTCGGCTTGATCGGTACGTTGCTGCTTTGGCATTTTTTGACGTAA
- a CDS encoding cation diffusion facilitator family transporter, with product MSAGHSHAQVRAGHERKLWMALGLTGSFMIAEVIGAFVTGSLALLSDAAHMMTDALALAISLVAIQVAKRPADRKRTFGYARFEILAAAFNALLLFAVAFYILYEAWQRLQAPAEIQSTGMLVIAVLGLIVNLISMRLLSAASGESLNVKGAYLEVWSDMLGSIGVIIAAVVIMFTGWGWVDSVVAAAIGFWVLPRTWTLLKESMNVLLQGVPDGIDIDQVEQAIRGVPGVKDVHDLHIWALTSGKNVLSAHLIADSSQGTEPKILTRVTELLHEQFDISHATLQVEGEGFQHDEHDEVHA from the coding sequence ATGAGCGCAGGACACAGCCACGCCCAAGTACGCGCCGGCCACGAACGCAAGTTATGGATGGCCCTGGGATTGACCGGCAGTTTCATGATTGCCGAAGTGATTGGCGCCTTTGTCACCGGCAGCCTGGCCCTGCTGTCGGATGCGGCCCACATGATGACCGATGCATTGGCCCTGGCGATTTCCCTGGTCGCCATCCAGGTCGCCAAACGCCCGGCCGACCGCAAGCGCACCTTCGGCTATGCGCGGTTCGAGATTCTGGCAGCGGCCTTCAATGCGCTGCTGCTGTTCGCCGTAGCGTTTTACATCCTGTACGAGGCCTGGCAACGGTTGCAGGCGCCCGCCGAGATTCAGTCCACCGGCATGTTGGTGATTGCCGTGCTGGGGCTGATCGTCAACCTGATCTCCATGCGCCTGCTCAGCGCCGCCAGTGGCGAAAGCTTGAACGTGAAGGGCGCCTACCTCGAAGTCTGGAGTGACATGCTCGGCTCCATCGGCGTGATTATCGCGGCGGTGGTGATCATGTTTACGGGGTGGGGGTGGGTGGACTCCGTGGTGGCGGCCGCCATCGGCTTCTGGGTGCTGCCGCGCACCTGGACGCTGCTCAAGGAAAGCATGAACGTGCTGCTGCAAGGCGTGCCGGACGGCATAGACATCGACCAGGTCGAGCAGGCGATTCGCGGCGTACCTGGGGTCAAGGACGTGCATGACCTGCACATCTGGGCCCTGACCAGTGGCAAGAATGTGCTGAGCGCGCATCTGATTGCAGATTCGTCCCAAGGCACCGAGCCTAAAATCCTTACTCGAGTGACGGAATTGCTGCACGAACAATTCGATATTTCCCACGCGACGTTGCAGGTTGAGGGCGAAGGTTTCCAACACGATGAGCATGATGAGGTGCATGCCTGA
- a CDS encoding TolC family protein yields MALSVRTLLGATALWAVASAAQAQNLTLDSALQTAIANNPDLAAAQWDIDIAKGGRQQAGLIPNPVASVDVEDTRRDSRTTSIKLSQALELGGKRGARIEVAERAQDAAALTLEQRRNALRADVIAGFYGALRAQERLELAQRSLALAERGLVVAKGRVTAGKASPVEATRAQVQLSEIRLEFNRAQIGLSDAYRSLAASTGSAAPDFQSVAAQRQSSPPLLATAQLLARLEQTPELRLAELQIQQSEASVGLEKAQRIPDLDVSIGSQYDAGVRERVNLVGVSMPIPLFNRNQGNVLAASRRADQARDLRNATELRLRTETRQALDLWQTANTEVQAFNQQILPAAQSAVDSATRGFEMGKFNFLDVLDAQRTLIAARTQYLAATAQATDAWVRIERIYGDLARF; encoded by the coding sequence ATGGCACTTTCCGTAAGAACATTGTTGGGGGCGACGGCCTTGTGGGCGGTCGCAAGCGCCGCCCAGGCACAAAACCTCACCCTCGATTCAGCCCTGCAAACCGCCATCGCCAATAACCCGGACCTGGCGGCCGCGCAATGGGACATCGACATCGCCAAGGGTGGGCGCCAACAGGCGGGGTTGATCCCCAACCCGGTGGCCTCCGTAGATGTCGAAGACACTCGCCGCGACAGCCGCACCACCAGCATCAAGCTCAGCCAGGCGCTGGAGCTGGGTGGCAAGCGGGGTGCGCGGATTGAAGTGGCCGAGCGTGCCCAGGATGCCGCGGCACTGACGCTGGAACAGCGCCGGAATGCGTTGCGAGCCGATGTGATTGCCGGCTTTTACGGTGCCCTGCGTGCCCAGGAACGCCTGGAGCTGGCGCAGCGCTCTCTGGCACTGGCCGAGCGCGGGTTGGTGGTCGCCAAGGGGCGCGTCACCGCCGGCAAGGCTTCGCCTGTGGAAGCCACGCGCGCGCAGGTGCAGTTGTCGGAAATTCGCCTGGAGTTCAATCGCGCGCAAATTGGCCTGAGCGACGCCTACCGCAGCCTGGCCGCGAGCACCGGCAGCGCGGCACCCGACTTCCAATCCGTGGCCGCACAACGCCAATCGTCGCCGCCCTTGCTGGCCACGGCGCAGCTATTGGCGCGCCTTGAACAGACCCCCGAGCTGCGCCTGGCCGAGCTGCAAATCCAGCAAAGTGAAGCCAGTGTGGGCCTGGAAAAAGCCCAGCGTATTCCCGACCTCGACGTGTCCATTGGCAGTCAGTACGACGCCGGCGTGCGCGAGCGCGTGAACCTGGTCGGGGTGTCGATGCCGATCCCGCTGTTCAACCGCAACCAGGGCAACGTACTGGCCGCCAGCCGCCGCGCCGATCAGGCCCGCGACCTGCGCAACGCCACCGAACTGCGCCTGCGCACCGAAACTCGCCAGGCCCTGGACCTGTGGCAAACCGCGAACACTGAGGTGCAAGCCTTCAATCAGCAAATCCTGCCCGCCGCGCAAAGCGCAGTGGACAGCGCCACCCGTGGCTTCGAAATGGGCAAGTTCAACTTCCTCGATGTGCTCGACGCCCAGCGCACCTTGATCGCGGCGCGCACCCAATACCTCGCGGCAACTGCCCAGGCCACCGATGCCTGGGTGCGTATCGAACGGATCTACGGCGACCTCGCCCGGTTTTGA
- a CDS encoding efflux RND transporter periplasmic adaptor subunit: MNNTHGVALAVALSLMLSGFVKADEEEGVLELTEQQIQAAGIQLAKAQPRAISTMLTLPGEVRFDEDRTSHLLPRVAGVVESVKVNLGQSVKKGDVLAVIASQQISDQRSELAASVRRVELARTTFERERQLWKDEISAEQDYLLARQTLQEAEIALNNARQKMTALSGTAVAVGGNRYELRAPFAGTVVEKHLGVGEVVSETTNAFTLSDLSQVWVTFGVFPKDLNKVRVGKPVNVSSTEMGTDVQGTVAYVGSLLGEQTRTATVRVSVPNPEDAWRPGLFVTVQVATDTYQAKVTVPQAAIQTVEDKPSVFVRTPEGFMTRHLELGVSENGYVEVRKGLEAGVQVATDGSFILKSELGKGSAEHAH; the protein is encoded by the coding sequence ATGAACAACACACATGGCGTGGCGCTGGCCGTCGCCCTGAGCCTGATGCTGTCCGGTTTTGTAAAGGCGGACGAGGAAGAGGGCGTGCTCGAACTCACCGAGCAGCAGATCCAGGCCGCTGGTATTCAACTCGCCAAGGCCCAGCCTCGCGCGATCAGCACGATGCTGACGTTGCCCGGTGAAGTGCGCTTCGACGAAGACCGCACCTCGCACCTTCTGCCGCGTGTGGCGGGCGTGGTGGAGTCGGTGAAGGTCAACCTTGGCCAGTCGGTGAAAAAAGGCGACGTGCTGGCGGTGATCGCCAGCCAGCAGATTTCCGATCAACGCAGTGAACTGGCTGCCAGCGTGCGCCGGGTTGAACTGGCACGTACCACCTTTGAGCGCGAGCGCCAGTTGTGGAAGGACGAAATCTCCGCCGAACAGGATTACCTGCTGGCGCGCCAAACCTTGCAAGAGGCTGAAATCGCGCTGAACAACGCTCGGCAAAAGATGACTGCCCTGAGCGGCACGGCCGTGGCGGTCGGTGGCAACCGCTATGAATTACGCGCGCCGTTCGCCGGCACCGTGGTGGAGAAACACCTTGGCGTCGGCGAAGTGGTCAGCGAAACCACCAACGCCTTTACCCTCTCGGATTTGTCCCAGGTGTGGGTCACGTTCGGCGTTTTCCCGAAGGACTTGAATAAGGTTCGTGTGGGCAAGCCGGTGAATGTCAGCTCCACCGAAATGGGCACCGATGTGCAGGGCACTGTGGCTTATGTCGGCAGTTTGCTCGGCGAGCAGACGCGCACCGCAACGGTTCGTGTGAGCGTACCCAACCCCGAAGACGCCTGGCGCCCGGGCCTGTTTGTGACGGTGCAAGTCGCCACCGATACCTATCAGGCCAAGGTCACCGTTCCCCAGGCCGCGATCCAGACCGTCGAGGACAAACCTTCGGTGTTTGTGCGCACACCGGAGGGTTTCATGACGCGTCATCTCGAACTCGGCGTGAGTGAAAACGGCTACGTCGAGGTACGCAAAGGGCTCGAAGCTGGCGTGCAGGTGGCCACCGACGGCAGCTTCATCCTCAAGTCCGAACTGGGCAAAGGCTCGGCCGAACACGCCCATTGA